AGATAAGATTTTTTTATATGATTTGTGGTTCGTTAGCAGCGGTAATGAGACATAATACGGGTCAAGGCAGAGAAAAAAGAATGTGGCGGTTAGCGAATGTTTGGCGGCGAAAACGAAGAAGTTAACGGATGATTGTTGGTGGAGTTTAAGGAATGAACTATTCGGCTATTGATTGTTAGATTGCATGGCGGTATGCTTGAGTTGGATTTTGATGTTCCTGTGATAGAAATAAATAACCTCTTCTTTTCTATCTTAAAGTTTGTTTGATGTAAGAAGCAGGATGGGGGTTGTTTGGTGGTTAAATGAGTTATTCTTCTGCTGTATAGGTTTATGTGTAGAAGAAACATGAACTTATGGGAAAAATATTTCGAGGGATTGCAGTTCTGTTTGATGGAATGAGGGTTCTGTGATAGAAAGAAGTCATTGGGTGGCGGGTCTAGTTCCCCACCCTACAATCAGGGCGGGGTGATCATATTCCCTAATACCTAACGTTAAACTGCATGTATCCATACCCTTCACCTCCACCCTAAACCACCCAAAATTCTCTTGCAATTTCTTGATCAAATGTAAAAATCTTAGAGACCTGGAATGGATTTCTATCTATGAAAAAAACACTCACTATATCTTTCCTCATCTTATTCACTTTTCCACTTTTTGCGGTCAATACCGTCATTCTTAAAAATGGAAAGACCCTAAAGGGTAAAGTTACGGATCAAAATGAACGCGGACTCACAGTTCAAACTCCAGAAGGGTCACAAACCCTATCTAAATCTCAAATCCTAAAAGTAGTTTATAAAGACTTAAATGAACAAGAAGCAGAAAAAATTCGAATCGCAGAAGAAAAGAAACTAAAGGATAAAGAAGAGAAAGAAAAAGCAAAATTAGAAAAGGAACGTTTGATCGCTGAAGCAAAAGAACAAAAGAAATTAGAAGAAGAAGCCAAACTTGCAGAGCAAACCAAACTTGCCGAAGAAAAAGATAAAGAAACCGAGGCCGAAAAAGAAGCCAAGGCAGAAGCAGAATGGTTAGCCACAAGAAAACTTGGCCCCTCACCGGCAGCATCTGAGTGCGGTGGTCGACTAGCTTTAATTTGGCGATCAGCACTCATTCCAGGCTGGGGGCAACTATGCGGTGGTTATTATACATCGGCAGGAACATTTAGTACAATGTTTTTTGGAACTTTATTTTATACCCTTGGTCCGCTTCGCACCGAAGAAAAGAATGCCCAATCACATTACGATACAATGATCCTTCTCAATCAAATTGTTGGGCCTGGAACAAGATTCAATGCTCAAAATATCAGCCTTCCCTCCGAATTATTTGCAGGAATCATTGAAACTTCTATTTCCGATGATTTCATTGCCAAAAGCAAAGATAGTGCCAAAACAGCCAATACCAAATACCTTGCAGGGCTTGGAACGGCAGGGATTATCTATATCACAAACTTAATCCACGCGTTTATGATTGGAACAGATCGTTATCCGGAACGTCCCAGTGTCACCACTGGAGGAAAACAAATCCGCGAGGGATTGGACTTCGATACAGGTTGGGACAAACCTTATACTATAACAGGAATTCGACCACAAACCAATTCAGTCTATGCGGAAGTCCGATATTCCATTCTGTTTTAAGGAGAGCTACCAATGAAAAAAATATTCCTCACCATCATACTTTTAATTTTCACCTTTCATTGTAAAATTTTTAAACCTTCTGACCTAGACCCTTCACAAGATTTAGGATCTTTACAAACATTACTTCGGTATCTCGCTTTGGCTGATGCATTCAATACCTATAGCCAAACTGTCGCCTTTATGAAGTTTACCGATTCCAATGGAACACCATATAGTACGGGAACTGTCGAATATTCAGTTTTTAATGAAGCAGATGAAAATGGAATTCCGACGTCTTTTTACGGCGAAAATATACAACCGTTAACAGTGACATTAGATACGGCAGGCAGAGGATTTTTGTTTTTTAGCGAACGAGGAATTGCGACCCTGACAGTTAAAAATTCCGGAAATGTAGTAGGAACAGCGAGATTTCGAATTTATAATGGGATCACCAAACAATCATTTTCGATCTTAAGCCAAACGGGAGCCACCCAATTTGTTCTAGAGGATTTAGCCAACTACCGCAATCGGATGGCATCATACGGTTCCCTTGTTCCTCTCGGTTCTGCAAACGGCCGACAATTTCTTTACATACAAACACAAACATCATATATTTCAGCTTCAGATAATGAAAATAGAGGTTATATAATTTCCAGCACTGATGGCGAAAATTATGACCAAGTCATTGCTATCGATGGCGTATCTATTAATACAAAAGGCACAACGCAAAAAAGATTAAAAATATCGCAGCCTTCATTTGATGGAAGTCAGTA
This sequence is a window from Leptospira kanakyensis. Protein-coding genes within it:
- a CDS encoding LA_0442/LA_0875 N-terminal domain-containing protein, whose protein sequence is MKKTLTISFLILFTFPLFAVNTVILKNGKTLKGKVTDQNERGLTVQTPEGSQTLSKSQILKVVYKDLNEQEAEKIRIAEEKKLKDKEEKEKAKLEKERLIAEAKEQKKLEEEAKLAEQTKLAEEKDKETEAEKEAKAEAEWLATRKLGPSPAASECGGRLALIWRSALIPGWGQLCGGYYTSAGTFSTMFFGTLFYTLGPLRTEEKNAQSHYDTMILLNQIVGPGTRFNAQNISLPSELFAGIIETSISDDFIAKSKDSAKTANTKYLAGLGTAGIIYITNLIHAFMIGTDRYPERPSVTTGGKQIREGLDFDTGWDKPYTITGIRPQTNSVYAEVRYSILF